In Citrus sinensis cultivar Valencia sweet orange chromosome 3, DVS_A1.0, whole genome shotgun sequence, the sequence TAATTTTTCTCCATGAAATAAtacagagaaaagaaaaaaaagggtaaacaACAGAAAAATTGTAATCAGCTGTAGATTGAAGAATACTTGACCCTCGATGACCAAACTCCAACATTGAATCTCTCAAAGCAAAAACTTAGGAACTCATCACAACATGGCCTTTTGAACACTGAAAAGAATCAAGTTAGAGTTAATTAAtgacataaaataatattcaaatatgtCAACTAAaaataagtgcttatttaattttacctGCTTTATTTGATACCATTTTATCTGGCCTATATCGATGATAAGGAGATGCAACAATGTCTACAAGAAGTCCATTCAGATCAAGTACAAGAAGCTTTTTCTTAGAATGGCCGATACATACATTTCCAGGTGGATATTGCAGTGTTTGTGAATGATTTTCCTCTTCACTAGAGTCATGTAAACCAGTACCAGATTCTACGACACCCAAATGTGATGGAGGAAATCCTTCTGTTGTCTTGGTTTCTACCTCTACATGCTGCTTCTTTGGGAGCTTGCAGCTCCTATCATGGCCAGATATATTATATTCCTTGGGATGAGATGGAATTTCATCAGAAACATCATTCCCATGAGAAGCATCATGCACAGTAATCTGGATCTTATCTAGTTTATCACTGAGTTTCTGCTCAATGTGTCCTTCAGTTAACAAGGACACATTCTTCATTAAACTATCTCCATCCTCCTTAATGCAATCCACATCATTTACCAGCAAATTAGAgcactttttcttctttgtccAAATGTAGGTTTTCACTCTTTTCTTCCTCTTATATGTAATGATAGTCCTTGTTTCAGAAGAAACAGGATGACTCTCAGGGTGCACATCATCATTCTCCATTAAACTTCTGTTTGCACTATTTGAAGAACTACTTTGCTTTTCAGATATTGGAAAATCTTTCCTCATTGTAGTCAAATCTAAGTCTGCAACTTTAGGAGCACACTTTGCTTCCTTCTTTTCCAACTGCTCACCATTAGCCACGTGCAAATCAATAACTCCATTATTTTCAAAGGCATTATGCCCATTAAGCAAACACACATCTCCATTTGATTGTTTCACCACTAGCTCATTCTGTGAGCATATGTCAACTGACGGCTGCAAAGATGAGTGCTTTTCTTGCAGCATATTGTTTTTTAGAGACTTATCTCCTGCAAGAGCACAATCTTTAGCATCACGTTCAATGACATGGAGACTCTCCTTATATAACTTTCTCCTCAATCTCTTTCTCTTCGATCGACTTAAATTCTTTGGGAAATCCAACTTTGCACTTGTCCCCACTGAAACATTCGTTTCTTTGGGAGCAGCTGCCAATACAGGTTTTAAGCTTGTATCCCCCGAAGCCTCCACTTCAAGGGGATCAGTTTCTGAAACTGCCTTGGTGATCATATCAACTAAAGCCATTCCAAAGGGAGCAGTCATTGTTTTAGAAGTAACTTCTTGAAGATCAGCATCTGTATTATCCGTTTTGGGGGCACTAGACTTCCTCTTCCGCCGACgcctttttctgtttttcttatttcccGAACGCATCAAAGGGGAATTATCACATGCCTCTATCAAACCTGGGTTAGAGCTAACATCAACTGTAGATTCTGTACTATCCATTGTTGGTGCATTATCCCTGTTTTGCTTCTGCTGCccttttacctttttcttattttccaaatatgcCAAACCAGAATTATATTGTGCCTCTATCAAACTTGAGTTATTGTCAACGGTAGATTCTGGTATCAAATCTGAGTTGGAGCTAATATCAATAGTAGATTCTGCACATGAATTTGTTTTTAGGGGGATATCCTGCATTAAGGAAGCTCCCTCTGGACAATCATGACTACGatcattattattacataACGCATTAGTTTTCCTATTCCGCTTGTTTCTCTTCCTCTTCGCAGCAGATGAACTTACTTCTGCATTATGCGATTTGATTTCCAAATCCATGTTCAAACTATCAACTAAACAAACACTATTACCATTTGCACTCCAAGCAATACTCTTTATCGACCGAATTTAGCATCGCCAGGTGCTTCAGCATACTAATGCGGGGTATATTCCATTCATTCTCTGCCATTAATAGAATACATCTCCTTTTTTGCAACACCTCCCAAAAGGAGaggcaaaatattttctattttaaccTTTAGGCTTTTCCTCACACTATTGTGTCCCTCTTCTTGGAAACAAACCTGCAAAAGCATCCATACAAACCAAAAGTGAGCTCTCATAGATATTAACTGCTGCGGCACCTACACACAATCAAGCAATACACCAAAAAATCCAACGCAGCAAAAAAGGTGTTGAATAGGATGACTGGGATCACCAGTTACAGTTGTATGGAAAGTTGAGTTCATTCCACCCAACATAAAGCCACGTAAACGAATATATGCATAAAAGCAAAATTTAACTTGTGAATAACTAATCTAGAGTGCCTAAACGTATCAAATAATTAGTATCTCATAACTGACACAAATTAGCGACGAGAATAAAAAGTAATCCTATTGCGATGCTTCCTTGTAATTGACtatctaataataatttcatcttATTGTCTTCAAAATCTGCAGAGTTTTGAACGTCAAGTAATTTTTCATCAACAGAGCGGAAGATTTAAAAACCTTACTAAAATCAGCAGGCCAGTAAATTAGGCATCAAGTAGTAGAAATATGCAGAATTTGATAAACAGATAAGTAGAACGGatgaatttattcattttaagcTGCAATCGAAATAATACTCAACTAAGTAATTCAGAACAGTATTCGAATCTCGATATAGGATAGAGAGCGGAAAACGAAACCTGAAGCAGCAGAAGAGGATGAAATCCGACGGAggcttaaaaaattagaatgagGTTTtggcttttgcttttttggAAGACTTTTCTATGGAGTGTCTTGACTAATGTGATACATTAACACTACTACTGCCTGCCGCTCGCCGCTCCTCAGGAGCAACCGTTAGTGGTAACCAACCGCAAATCAACTTTTACCTAAATACCAATACCGATACGATTGCGTATTGTCTATTTAATGTGTCCAGACACGGAAGGGGCTTtcccatttttccttttttttttaattgtttttaatttagtttctttattaactaatgtattttatattagtatataataattaattaaatatcattgaatttttttggtaaatttaaaatgtcttttgttggatttttaacttcaatgagatttgtaataattttttttttttttcataaaacaaCACAAACTTTTAGGACAATTTTACCATCGAAACTCTATCAAAAACTTTAGTGAGTATgttcattaaaatattccGCTTTTATTTGCACTCGAACTATAGTGATTTGACAAGAGGTTGTTACTGGTTACCACTGTCAATTATAAACTTTAAAAGAGCTGCTTCAAATGCTAAGAGTTAATATCACGACAGTCCTAAACGGATGAGCGCTCATCATCAATATTCCTTTCGCTGGAAATGGTATGCGTTTCTTGTACAAACAAGTACACAATAAAGCAATTGAATAGCTCACAATAAATTCATAGCTGATAAAAGATGCCGTAAAATCAGCGAAATGCCAGCGGCAAAGGTGTCAGAACACATAGGAAATAAGTGTGAGCCTATAAAAATTGAAGCTGAAACCATTTCTTCCTCAGTCTCAAAATCTGAAATGTATGTATATGCATTTCTCAATCGGGCATCAACCTCTACTTGTGACAAATATTAGCTGGTTAGagggaaagaaagaaacatcTACCAATCAATGATTCCAGGTACtgtaaatttacaaaagaTCAAATATATTAAACTCAATAGCTATAATTAAGAAAGACGCAACTTTCATAATCGATATGTTACATACATGTTATGAACTTCCTCAGACTTGGCTGAGGAGAGAAATAATCCTGTTGTAAACTCTATCTTGAAATCTCCTTCAGCTAGCAGTAGCACGTATAAAATTTACAACTAATAAACAACTTTCACCAATGAGCAGATAATTATCACCATCAGTCCATCCTCACGGcactgaaagaaaaaattacgaATCATGGTTACAGCTCCATTGGCATAAGAAAACAGTCAATAAGATGGGAAATTAACTTGAAGctgtaataaaatatcaaaattttctataaCTCATAGCTGAGAAATCACTTACCGATGGTCACATTTTCACGTACTTATCAACATAGCCCTGCAAAATTTGGTCAAAGTACTTAGAAACACTTGTTTCCTTTCACTGATTTCTTTCAGTTTGAGGGAAATGAAGTGAATAGTGACTAAGGCATTTGACATGGTATTCTAGGTTCCATAAAGTAAATGAGATTCATCTGTTTACATGAAACAAAATGTTGCTAATGGAATTAGTTAGGACTGTCAAAAATCGCAATCCAACTTTTGGGAGACAAAGTTACCGACACTCCAGTGACTGGTGCCAAGAGACAGCGGGTCCATTGTGTCACAAATCATATTGGAAACTAATAGACCAAGAATGTAATGCTAAGCTCGTTTTGGCCTAATGATAAGACaaaatctaaagaaaactaCTGGATGAAGGCATGTACTCCTATATACAATTAGATCAACTTAGAAGGGAGATTATCCTAATTTAGGTTCATATTGTCATACAACAATgaaaattctgaaaaaaaagaatttaccATAACAAGTTTAGTCAGTTTCCGCTGAGATGAGACAATGTACTGATCTATCTTTGCCTGAGACTTGGGTATCTGATGACTCTTCATAGCTCCAGACACCTTATCAACTGTCTTCTTGACAATGGTCTTAAATGCTTCCTTACTCATATTACCCTCCCGCCAAGACGGTTTCAAAACCTCCTTTACAAAATCAGCAAGGGCAACCTTGAAAAGCTTCATTGATCTGGACTCTTTGTTCTTGCTCTTTGATGGTGACTTTATCGGATCTATCTCGATCTCACCTGAATTCAAGTTGCCTGCACCATTAGGATTGTTTGGGCTCTCATTCTCAACAGCACCCACTTCTGCATCTGCAGACTCGCCATATTCCTCATTAAATGCAGTAATAGTAGCAGCTACTCCTACTACTCCCCCAgttgctttcttcttcttgttctctTCCACATCCAATGGCTTGTTTGAACCACTGTGCCCCAACATGATATCAGAGTCGCTGCTGGGTTCCCACTTGTTAACATTATTGGTTTTATAGGAAAGGTTTGATGATGGCTCAAAGCTGTCAAGAAGTGGATCATACTGGTCACCTCCTGACCTAGGAAAATTCTGCCCAACAGCCTTCGGAGAATTTGGTGAGGAAGTTGCCTGCCTTGACCCAACACTGCCAGTATCTCTCACTTCAACTCGAGCATGGCTCATATCAAAAGGACTAGCATACTTGCCACAGTAGGTTGTGACCTCTTGCCGACAAGCATCAGAACTCAATTTGGAGCTCAGTGACTGCTCAAAAGTAGATGCATGAGGGTAgtaagttgaatttcttgatccTTCCAAATTAAGAGGATGAGAAGACTGATTCACTTCCTGAAGATCTGGTGGAAATTTGGAAGAGGAACTAACGGACACGGAGTGGTGCACACTGTAGGGAGGCTGTTGTTGATTCAAGTGAAGATGAATATGAGAAGTTGATTTCAAAAGCTCACCTGGATGCAAATTGTCAGCAGGAGAAGGTTGCAATTTACTAGCAGATAATTCCTGCGAAAAAGTTGTAGGTACAAGTTGATTGTCACCTTGAGGAAAGGAACTTGACGTTCGAAGACCCAGTGTTGGAAGATGGCTCGACTGATCTTCTCTCAAAAGACCCTGGACGGTAAATTGTTGACTCTGTAGGTTGTACGGAGGCAAAGGCTTCGAACTAAAATCCTCTGAACATGAGATAGAACGATTTGGCTCTTGCATTGGATGAAATGATCGCTGCTGAAAATCACCAACCTGCGAAGGAGCTGGCAATTCAGCTGCATATGGTCTTATCTGTGAAGAAACAATGGGTGGTGGAGGTGGTAATGGTGTCCAAGAGGGAATTGGTGGTAAGAAGAAATTAGACTGTTGGCTGGGAATCATATTAGAACGAAACCTTTCCCCAGAAGCTGCTTGAGATGCGAAGGATGCACTCTCTGGGACCAAGTTGTAATCCCCTGGAGGCTGGATCATGTTGTGAGCAGTTACACCTTGTGAACACGGTGGGGGAGGGGGCAGCTGGGCAGAATTATGtctaaattcaattgaatttgGTAAAGCTTCAGCTACAGGAAGCTTATTTACTGAATTCATGGGTGTTTGTTCTGGAGAAGAATCAGATATGGAAGAGTTATCAGTCTGCTGAGGAAGACACTCAGCATTCTGAAGCAATGGATCATGCAGCTTGGCTTGAGCTGGCATAGTCACAGAATTTTCCCTAGGAAGTATATCTGGAGAAGCATCACCATGTGACTTGAATGTATCAGATTTAACTGTATGAGGATCAACTAATCGACTATCTTGGTCAAAACTACCAGGCATTTCTTGACCTAGTTGCTTTTTTGAACTCTTGACTACATGATGCTGTTGATCTGATTCTTTCTGCAAGTTATGCTTGACCTCTCCTTCAAAATTAGAATCCTTGGGAATAGATGGAACTTCCATAAACTGCTGTTTGCTCCTACGACGCTTTGATCCATCGCCCTTCTCGGAATCATGGTGCAGATAGCGACAAGATGCTCCACGGTAGCACCTGCCTCGAcgaaagtcaaaacatccaggAATCTGACTCCTGTCCCGTCTCATACGATCACCACAGAACGAACTCACACGCTTAGAAACAGGAGACCTGCTTCTGCTTCTTCGATTTCTTGGAGATCTGCTCCTGCTGCTTCTTCGATTTCTGGGAGACCTGCTCCTGCTTCTCCGTTTTCTGGGAGACCAGCTAAAAGAAGCAAGAAATTTTGCAGTGAATGAGTATTGATTTACTTGACAAATAATAAGCTCTTAACCATGGTTGTATTATGTCATGATTTACAAAGAATAAGAGGTGAATTAGGACCTATTATTTACTAATGATTGGTTAATAAACCAATTGCATAAACCAATAATGTACATCATGTAGTCCATACCTGCGAGATCGGCTTCGTCTCTCCCTTCTCCTCCATACCCTCCCCTTCCTCCGTCTGCCTAGAGGTGATCTGCTCCGGCTTCTGCCTCTTTTTCCTTGCTTCCCAGTATAGCGTGAATCATCAGAATCACTCTCACTTGCACCTTCCCTGACCAATCGCCCAAATTCGTCTACTTTAAGAGAATTTGAAGGAGACTTTGCACCTTTTTCAGCATATTCCTTCTGAAGGTTACCATTTAAACGAATTTCAACACCAGCATCCTCCAAGGCATTCTTTTTCTGGAAATCCTGAGGAGACTCGGCATGACCAACATATGCttgatttttgtgtttatGGAGAACATTTTCATCAGTTGTTCCACTAGTAATGGATGCCATAACAATTTCCTCAGGCTCTCTACCTGAAACTTCATGGAAATTCACAGATTTGGGCGAAATGTTCAATCCTATATTCCTATGCGGACTTGAAGCTGCAACTGCAACCGATGATGTGTCTTTTAAAGCACTAGCACCGTGAGGCTCCTTGTCATTATCTGAGATGTCATCAGAAGCATAGTCGTGCAGAAGTCTAAAAGGGCTGCCACCTTCTATAAGCTGAGAAGATTTCTTCTCAGAATACACACCTTGAGCAGCTGCTAAAGCCCCAGAAGAAAATTTGTCATCAACTGAGGTAGTAGCAGATTTCTCTAAATTTCTGTTCAAGGGGCACTCATCGGCTGAACTAATCACTGGGCTACAAACTTTGGCAGCTGGCCTCTCTAATGCTACTAGGTCATGTTTGGAAACAACTCTGTCTACTAcattcaaaagaaataataaaataataataacaatacatTTGAACCCAAATTAAAAGATGTAGCATATGAAGAATTCATCCTGGGGTAATCACTATGTATACggtaaataaacataaacttTCCAAAAGCAGCGCAATGATACAAAAGTTGGGGAACAATTTGACATTCTAGAGTACTGATTTAATGAACACACAAGCTAATCCCAATGgaggaaaaaacaaaaacatatcaaaactaacagaaagaaaatgaacaagGAGAAAGTATTTGCTTTATCTAATCACGAGGGTTATAGaaataattctaaaataaagtGCTTACCCTGTTCAAGAATAACTGGAGCAGTGGATGCGGCCCTTTTAGATTCTGTCATTTGCTGTTTATGTGACAGCTCTTTGACATCAAGCTCACTGTAAATCAAATCATACCCACTGGTACCTTCAGTTGAGTGATTCACCCCAGGGTCATTGCCAGGTAGGGTGATATCATCTTCAAGCAACCAATAAAAAgcagagaaaaaaatgagtaaTAATGTAACCAAGGCAAAAGCCAAACACTTAATACAACTAAAGCATGTGAAATTTGAGACAATCCAAATCTAACTTCACAACTAATGAATTTGACACAATTTGAGAGCACTAAAGCTCAGCTTAAAAGCAATTCAACAAGCTTGCAACCCATGAACACATTTGGCCATGGAGGACTCTGAATGATTGTTAATAAACGATTGCTAAGATGCACTTTCTACAGTTGCTTTTACCATGAAGATGTTTAGGAATTACAGTTCTTTAGGGGAGGGATGGATGCACATTGTGGGTCAAACCCAGGTTCTTTTAACTGTTCTCTGTAGAGATTTGTTACCACTCCCCTGGAAATTTGTTCTCCTTGTGGACACCCAGTTTGCACCTGtatcttctttccttttctatttttaatgcAATTTTCTCGTAGTATAGCTTGCACAAGTGTTGTAAATTCCATAATAACACATGGATGCACCTACTGACGTGGAACAATAAATACAGGGATCTCATTTGAATTATCACttcacaaataaattacaaactcCCAGTAGTAAACAACAATCGCACACCACATAATACCACATCTGCGTTACTTGAAAAGATCCAGAGAATTATAAACAATAAGAAGCAGAATCGTATTTAGTTACACGAACCTACCTTCCATCTCCATGTCTGAGTCAGGAGGTGAATAAGTTCTTGATGCAACCTCCAAATGATTGGATTGCAGTGAAGAGTCAGTCCCTGATGTCCTTAAAGGTGATTcacttcttttttcatttaatttacaagCCAACATACATTTCTTCTTTGTCCACAAGAAATACTCATGCGCAATTTCAGCATCACTTCCTGGATCACCAGCaaacaaaaactcaaattctGGATTTCCAGATTCATTTTGACGAACCATATCTTCATAATCAGGACCATTCTTAGCAATAAGCTGACATAAATCTTCAATCTTCTGAACAACTTTTTCTTCTGTTGGCTTAGGCGGAGATGGGGAACCTTCCTGAATTAAAGACCCATCAAACTGGTGCACATTGTGCCTGACCTGATAGGTGATTACATCTTTATCAAAAAAATCTGAAGTACTTACTTTAGAGCAAAATGGTTTACTGGAACTGGTCAAGTTGGAAGCAACTTCATGGTGTGCAGAAGAGGACGAGGGAGAGGTAGATGGAGGTCGAGAGGATGGAATCGGTGGAGGATTAAAAGGTAgaggcggcggcggcggcggcggcggcggcagGGACACCAAAGAAGGCATACGAGAGTTTCTACCTGTTGACTGTACAACACTTCCAAATGGATCAGAAGTGAAAGAACTAGAAgtaggaggaggaggaggttGATTCAGCATATATGGAAGATCTTGCTCACCGCCAGGCTGCTGTGACTGTAATTGCACTGAAGCTCTATAAACAGTAGCTGAAGGAGGAGGTAATTCTCTAGGGGGATGAGGAGGCATTGATGCTGGCATATGGTGCACATTTTGGGTCCCTAAATGTGAAGACAGCTGCATCTTCTGTTGATCAGTTGAACACATATGTGGCAATGGGGTGCTTCCATGTGCTGCAGGGTTTGGGGGTACATAAGTTTGGCTACTGTTCGCCCCAGCATCGGGTGAAATTTGACGAACTGCAGGATGTGGGACAGGAGGACTGTGTTGATATATAGGAAGGCCTCGTTGAAATATAGGAGGTGGAGCCAGAGAACCTTGTTGAAAATGAGGGGGAAGAGGAGGCGGACCAGGCGGCTGGTGCCGGTATGGTGGTTGCAGGGGTGGGGGAGGACCCCTCCCAAACTGAGAATTATAACTCCCTTGGCCATACATCTCAATACACGCTATAACTCAAAACAATCATCCAATTACtaatttcaataccaattcaAGCACTTCATTTCATGCATACAATCTTATATTCAAGCCTTCCAAAATCTACCtgtaaaattacaagaaacaTCTTAAACAAGGGATGTGTACATACAATATGTTAACAATTTGAAAATGCAATccaaacatatatatacatacatatataattatgctCCTTTTTATCACTTactaatcaaattcaattcaatattTGCTTCCCGGGAAAATGTAGGAAACGAGACCAGAACAGAGCTCAATTAAAAATCCCTAAACTCCATTATTCTCATTATTAGAAAAACTCAATTGTTCTTTTGTCTATTTCTAATGAATAAGTAAATCAACAACACACGTATTGTTgatgttttcaattttctaaAGTCTACTCCTTTCTCGGATTTTCTCAGCAAGCAAacagaaaaagataaaaaaataaaaaagagcaTAAACTGAACGAACAAATTCGATACTTACGAATCAAAATAACGGAAGGATCAAGAAATTAAGCCCTAGAAATTGAGAAGTCGAAAATTTGAAGAGGATTGtgtcctttaaaaaaaaaattaacaattagtTTCCGGTTAAGAAACTTAGTGGGAGTGTGTAAAGAGCTAAACTTTATAAACCCTATTGctgtaagatttttttttgtttattttatttttttccttttttttgtgCGTCTCCTGGTACTTTTTGATTCGTTTATTTTTGCTCAGCGTGAGAATAAAGAAAACTTGATAActtataataacaaaatacgAGATAAAGAAACCGACTTTTGTAGcgagtaaaaaaataataataacaacaattatttttgattaatttcaaaagtaATCCAAAATCtagataaatttacaaataaaattcctTACTAGTTCTAAATTTCGGAACtatttcaaatataatatGGGCTCATTTGGTATACcggattgaattgaattggattggatCAGATTAGATAAGATAGGATTGGATTTGATAATACTGgattatatataatactaTGTTGTGTTTAGTATGCCATGAGATTAGCCAGTAACTAATAATAtgtcttatatattaatttattaaaatcattgtaaatttactttaaaatgaCATGTAATATAATCtaacttaaatcaataattattggtaaatttataaaaaaaatacaaaatcttcctttaattttttttaatatttaacatattatagtttttaatccCATGAATAGTAGAGGACAAAGTTTTATCTTAGAAAATGTAATCCCAAAGGTCCCCTTGGGATGAAATTTTACCACTATTGGGATTAAGTGGTGGACCCATTATTGTTATCctatctttactttttttacaCCAAACATGATATAAGGATTGTTTTACACTAAAATTATCCAATCCATTAATATATAACTAAAACCAAACGGCCCTATGTGTTGAGTAAATGGTTGGCTTATACTATTATGTGAAGGACAAAAAAAATCCCCACACCCTGTCTCGCACTATATAAATATAGGTTCTTggtttgtaaattaattaatgaacaatatttgtttcattataactcattatttattatttatcactttgtgtgtgtgtcAGAGATTCGTGCTGCATCGTAACTGAATTCCAACATAGCCATAACCTAAACTTAATAATAAGATCTCTTAAGtattttgtttagtttaatttttttttatttataacacGTTATCAACACAATAACGGATTTGACGTGGgcacttttaatttttattatttgtgcttatttatgcttttttaatattttatcattattatatttttatattgttggtttattatgttgttgatttaattatttattgtttataataatttttaatggcTGGTTTTATAATAACGTCTATATTGTTATTACCTTcgtaatatattattattatgttaataCAACTtgtttaacttatttatttatatgtctGGCTTAATCACCTAtcaagttaattttaatttcaacgaattaagatttgtttttgcatatatttgtctttgaatattattattgtagcCTGAAGTTTATAACACAAATGAGATGGTGAGAATATGAAGTTCTTACctcattaaaattcaaaacctAAAGTTCTAAATATATGCATGAAGTCtctacatattttttttttgtctgtatttacatgttttatatattattgtgatttttttcctttgattattaataataagattttttgaaaaatgacaaaTCCCACAAATCTACAAATCCATGCTCTTGAAGTttctaggaaaaaaaaaaaaactacctTTCTTAGAtgttaaatacaaaaatgacCTGCAAGCTATGGGCCTGAAAGGCACAATAGCAGAAGAAAACAAAGTATTTTTGTAGGAAAAATTAAAGGCTATGATTTTCCTCTAACACCATTT encodes:
- the LOC102630541 gene encoding zinc finger CCCH domain-containing protein 55 isoform X3 yields the protein MYGQGSYNSQFGRGPPPPLQPPYRHQPPGPPPLPPHFQQGSLAPPPIFQRGLPIYQHSPPVPHPAVRQISPDAGANSSQTYVPPNPAAHGSTPLPHMCSTDQQKMQLSSHLGTQNVHHMPASMPPHPPRELPPPSATVYRASVQLQSQQPGGEQDLPYMLNQPPPPPTSSSFTSDPFGSVVQSTGRNSRMPSLVSLPPPPPPPPPLPFNPPPIPSSRPPSTSPSSSSAHHEVASNLTSSSKPFCSKEGSPSPPKPTEEKVVQKIEDLCQLIAKNGPDYEDMVRQNESGNPEFEFLFAGDPGSDAEIAHEYFLWTKKKCMLACKLNEKRSESPLRTSGTDSSLQSNHLEVASRTYSPPDSDMEMEDDITLPGNDPGVNHSTEGTSGYDLIYSELDVKELSHKQQMTESKRAASTAPVILEQVDRVVSKHDLVALERPAAKVCSPVISSADECPLNRNLEKSATTSVDDKFSSGALAAAQGVYSEKKSSQLIEGGSPFRLLHDYASDDISDNDKEPHGASALKDTSSVAVAASSPHRNIGLNISPKSVNFHEVSGREPEEIVMASITSGTTDENVLHKHKNQAYVGHAESPQDFQKKNALEDAGVEIRLNGNLQKEYAEKGAKSPSNSLKVDEFGRLVREGASESDSDDSRYTGKQGKRGRSRSRSPLGRRRKGRVWRRRERRSRSRSWSPRKRRSRSRSPRNRRSSRSRSPRNRRSRSRSPVSKRVSSFCGDRMRRDRSQIPGCFDFRRGRCYRGASCRYLHHDSEKGDGSKRRRSKQQFMEVPSIPKDSNFEGEVKHNLQKESDQQHHVVKSSKKQLGQEMPGSFDQDSRLVDPHTVKSDTFKSHGDASPDILPRENSVTMPAQAKLHDPLLQNAECLPQQTDNSSISDSSPEQTPMNSVNKLPVAEALPNSIEFRHNSAQLPPPPPCSQGVTAHNMIQPPGDYNLVPESASFASQAASGERFRSNMIPSQQSNFFLPPIPSWTPLPPPPPIVSSQIRPYAAELPAPSQVGDFQQRSFHPMQEPNRSISCSEDFSSKPLPPYNLQSQQFTVQGLLREDQSSHLPTLGLRTSSSFPQGDNQLVPTTFSQELSASKLQPSPADNLHPGELLKSTSHIHLHLNQQQPPYSVHHSVSVSSSSKFPPDLQEVNQSSHPLNLEGSRNSTYYPHASTFEQSLSSKLSSDACRQEVTTYCGKYASPFDMSHARVEVRDTGSVGSRQATSSPNSPKAVGQNFPRSGGDQYDPLLDSFEPSSNLSYKTNNVNKWEPSSDSDIMLGHSGSNKPLDVEENKKKKATGGVVGVAATITAFNEEYGESADAEVGAVENESPNNPNGAGNLNSGEIEIDPIKSPSKSKNKESRSMKLFKVALADFVKEVLKPSWREGNMSKEAFKTIVKKTVDKVSGAMKSHQIPKSQAKIDQYIVSSQRKLTKLVMGYVDKYVKM